A region of Bacteroidia bacterium DNA encodes the following proteins:
- a CDS encoding lysophospholipid acyltransferase family protein → MQKPGAQAANIFSFLWFIWAALGLLFTLLIAYPSYHLAFAFSGKGRKSFAYTITYLWAQVLMQLYLIRVKVYARKILDRNEAYVFISNHRSQLDIPVCALAAGPHPFKFLAKAELSRIPLLGKIISNLYILVNRGTKTGSARSMVHMAQALNEGISVFIFPEGTRNQGPRVLLGFQDGAFRLAIKAQKPIAVLVIAGAGERFPAGQMKSITPGYVYARWLPPIPTAGLTNTDIPRLKEQVQQLMKTELLKYPSKRYYQP, encoded by the coding sequence ATGCAAAAGCCCGGTGCGCAAGCCGCCAACATCTTTTCGTTTCTATGGTTCATTTGGGCCGCTTTGGGTTTGTTATTCACGCTGCTGATTGCTTATCCTTCCTATCACCTTGCCTTTGCCTTTTCAGGAAAGGGCCGGAAAAGCTTTGCGTATACCATCACATATTTATGGGCGCAGGTGCTGATGCAGCTCTACCTGATCCGCGTAAAGGTGTACGCCAGGAAGATTCTCGACCGCAACGAGGCCTACGTTTTTATTTCAAACCACCGCTCTCAACTGGACATTCCGGTGTGCGCCCTGGCAGCAGGACCTCACCCCTTTAAGTTCCTGGCCAAAGCTGAACTTTCCAGAATTCCGCTCCTGGGAAAGATCATCAGCAATCTTTATATCCTGGTAAACAGAGGTACTAAAACTGGCAGCGCAAGAAGCATGGTACACATGGCACAGGCGCTTAATGAAGGGATCTCAGTCTTTATTTTTCCGGAAGGTACCCGCAACCAGGGGCCGCGGGTTTTGTTGGGATTTCAGGATGGAGCTTTTCGCCTGGCCATAAAGGCGCAGAAACCAATTGCGGTGCTGGTGATAGCCGGAGCCGGAGAAAGGTTTCCTGCCGGGCAAATGAAAAGCATTACTCCGGGTTATGTATATGCCCGCTGGTTGCCACCCATCCCTACAGCAGGACTAACCAATACTGACATTCCCCGCTTAAAGGAGCAGGTTCAACAACTAATGAAGACGGAACTTTTAAAATATCCATCAAAAAGATATTACCAGCCATGA
- the ade gene encoding adenine deaminase — protein MKDSQKFSGQIADVVNGRIFSGTVTVEQGLIASIYGHPVEESQFILPGLIDAHVHIESSMLVPAEFARLAVVHGTIGTVSDPHEIGNVLGVEGVEYMIESARQVPFYFNFGAPSCVPATGFETAGSTIGIKEVTELLNRNEIRYLSEMMNFPGVLSNDDEVMDKVKVAQMLQKPVDGHAPGLRGHDALRYIEAGISTDHECYTYEEALEKLKHGMKIIIREGSAAKNFEALIGLLDLYPDMIMFCSDDKHPDDLRDGHVNELVKRAMQKGIDFMKVLQAATLNPVRHYDLECGLLQPGDPADFILIDNPESFRVKATYIRGEMVASEGKTLLKRFAAKIPNNFTCDPVEIPQLQVAAKGKAIRVIEALNEQLVTGEVQYTIPPRAPWVECDTKSDVLKLVVYNRYKKADPAIAFVKGFGMKKGAIASSVAHDSHNIIAAGAKDSDIASAINRVVKERGGISWAEGADGGILSLPVAGLMSDGDGFEVAAKYEALDKEAKKLGSKLSSPYMTLSFMALLVIPALKLSDKGLFDGKKFEFTDLWVE, from the coding sequence ATGAAGGATTCACAGAAATTTTCAGGACAAATCGCAGATGTAGTGAATGGCAGGATATTCAGCGGCACCGTCACGGTTGAGCAAGGTTTGATCGCTTCCATTTATGGGCATCCCGTGGAAGAATCACAATTCATTCTGCCCGGACTTATTGATGCTCATGTACACATCGAAAGTTCAATGCTTGTTCCGGCAGAATTTGCGAGGCTGGCGGTGGTGCATGGTACAATTGGGACGGTTTCCGACCCACATGAGATCGGCAATGTGCTTGGCGTGGAAGGCGTGGAGTATATGATAGAAAGTGCCCGGCAGGTTCCATTCTATTTCAATTTTGGTGCGCCCTCCTGTGTGCCTGCCACCGGTTTTGAAACGGCTGGTTCCACTATTGGTATAAAGGAAGTTACAGAACTTCTGAACCGGAATGAAATACGCTATCTGTCAGAGATGATGAACTTTCCTGGCGTATTAAGTAACGATGACGAGGTAATGGATAAAGTGAAGGTGGCGCAAATGCTTCAGAAACCTGTTGACGGCCACGCTCCGGGATTGCGCGGCCACGATGCGCTACGGTATATTGAAGCGGGAATTTCCACAGACCATGAATGCTATACGTACGAGGAAGCGTTGGAAAAGCTGAAACATGGCATGAAGATCATCATCCGGGAAGGTAGCGCTGCTAAAAATTTCGAGGCATTGATCGGCCTGCTGGATCTGTATCCGGATATGATCATGTTTTGCTCGGATGACAAACACCCGGACGATTTACGCGATGGACATGTAAATGAACTAGTGAAGCGGGCCATGCAAAAAGGTATTGATTTCATGAAGGTGTTGCAGGCGGCTACATTGAATCCAGTCCGGCATTACGATCTCGAGTGCGGACTACTGCAGCCGGGCGATCCTGCAGATTTTATTTTAATTGACAATCCGGAATCCTTCAGGGTAAAGGCTACTTACATCCGGGGCGAAATGGTGGCCAGCGAAGGCAAAACGTTGCTGAAACGTTTTGCTGCAAAAATTCCGAATAATTTTACCTGCGATCCTGTAGAGATTCCACAATTGCAGGTTGCTGCCAAAGGAAAGGCCATCAGGGTAATAGAGGCGTTGAATGAACAATTGGTAACGGGAGAAGTGCAATATACTATACCTCCCAGAGCACCCTGGGTAGAGTGCGATACGAAGAGCGATGTGCTGAAACTGGTGGTATATAATCGCTATAAAAAGGCTGATCCGGCCATTGCCTTTGTAAAGGGTTTTGGGATGAAAAAGGGCGCGATTGCCTCAAGCGTTGCGCATGACAGCCATAATATCATTGCTGCGGGTGCAAAAGATTCAGACATTGCAAGCGCTATAAACCGGGTAGTGAAAGAAAGAGGTGGAATATCCTGGGCGGAGGGCGCGGACGGAGGTATTCTGTCGCTTCCGGTGGCGGGATTAATGTCGGATGGAGACGGTTTTGAAGTAGCCGCCAAATACGAAGCGCTTGATAAAGAGGCAAAGAAACTTGGCAGTAAACTATCATCCCCCTACATGACGTTATCGTTCATGGCATTGCTGGTGATCCCTGCCTTAAAGCTGAGCGATAAAGGACTATTTGATGGGAAGAAATTTGAATTTACCGACCTTTGGGTGGAATGA
- a CDS encoding gliding motility-associated C-terminal domain-containing protein, producing the protein MKTWFTLCLLVLLLPPFQGITQNEGNIWYFGFEAGIDFNSGSAVPINNSRMETLEGCASICDSTGKILFYTNGVNVWDKEHKQMANGSGLNGDPSSTQSGIIVPQPLNPDIYYLFTVDKGTGSDGVSYSVIDMSRNGGHGEVISKNNFLYALAAEKITAVLHHNRQDIWVVTHESGNNRFRAYLVTPAGLDEANPVITDIGPVHDAVDCRSMGYMKVSPNGKKLALAVSGCATPTSDDRLEIYDFNNETGKLSNAIKTTVPNAYGIEFSPNNNLLYVSAWYIEGKIYQFDLQAGSAAAIINSQLVVGTTDPVPPFGTVNCFGAMQIAPDKKIYITKSETEKLAVIEQPNKRGNLCEFRDDHFLLNGKKAALGLPSFIQSYFDVPSFKVEHFCFSDSTTFTISKTFLLDSVIWNFDDPSSNRNISRDINPKHVFSASGKYLVKVEMFFANGSAYLQEREVHIYPSPNVEFGDSLRLCKGGTLKLDATVPGAEYLWQDQSTDSIFTVRSPGLYYVKVTNECGTGRDTVTITSLDPVKDFVLRDTAFCAGDSLVIPLERQEANYLWYDNSQDTANIITESGNYWVEVSNICNSVRKEFTVYTDEPVEFAFATDSHLCQGMRIELVAGNEDRYRYTWQDGSTSRRITVSKTDTYSVVVANSCGVFEDSVVLVFHECPCTIFMPTAFSPDGDDNVNDDFHPVYDCVLITSRFQIFDRWGQQVFYSENIDEKWDGKYNGKMAPEGVYIWTLVYKAFQDGRVVNKRTRGIVTLVR; encoded by the coding sequence ATGAAAACATGGTTTACCCTCTGTCTGCTTGTACTGTTGCTACCTCCCTTCCAGGGGATTACTCAAAATGAAGGGAATATCTGGTACTTTGGTTTTGAAGCTGGAATTGACTTCAATAGCGGCAGTGCAGTGCCGATTAACAATAGCCGCATGGAAACGCTGGAAGGATGCGCCAGCATTTGCGACAGCACCGGGAAGATCCTCTTTTACACAAATGGAGTGAATGTATGGGATAAGGAGCACAAGCAAATGGCTAACGGCAGCGGATTGAATGGCGATCCATCCTCCACCCAGTCAGGCATAATTGTCCCCCAACCTCTTAACCCGGATATTTATTACCTCTTTACAGTAGACAAAGGTACTGGCAGTGATGGTGTGTCATATTCTGTAATTGATATGAGCCGCAATGGAGGTCATGGAGAGGTGATCAGCAAAAACAATTTTCTTTATGCGCTGGCTGCAGAAAAAATAACGGCTGTGCTCCACCACAATCGCCAGGATATTTGGGTAGTCACCCACGAATCAGGCAACAATCGATTTCGCGCATACCTGGTAACCCCGGCTGGTTTGGATGAGGCTAATCCTGTGATCACAGACATAGGCCCTGTGCATGATGCCGTGGATTGTCGCAGCATGGGATACATGAAGGTTTCACCTAATGGTAAAAAGCTGGCACTGGCGGTTTCAGGTTGTGCCACCCCTACTTCGGATGACCGGCTGGAGATTTATGATTTTAATAATGAAACTGGTAAACTTTCCAATGCCATTAAAACGACAGTACCCAATGCCTACGGAATTGAGTTTTCCCCGAATAATAATTTACTATATGTGTCAGCCTGGTATATTGAGGGTAAAATTTATCAGTTCGATCTTCAGGCAGGGAGTGCTGCGGCAATCATCAATTCTCAGTTGGTGGTTGGGACTACTGATCCTGTGCCACCGTTCGGTACGGTAAATTGTTTTGGCGCTATGCAGATAGCACCTGACAAAAAGATCTATATAACAAAGTCGGAAACGGAGAAACTTGCGGTGATAGAGCAGCCCAACAAACGGGGGAACCTTTGCGAGTTCAGGGACGATCATTTTCTTCTGAATGGAAAAAAGGCTGCACTTGGCCTTCCGTCATTTATTCAGAGCTATTTTGATGTTCCAAGTTTCAAAGTGGAACATTTTTGTTTCTCCGATTCTACCACTTTCACAATTTCCAAAACCTTTCTGCTGGATTCCGTAATCTGGAATTTTGACGATCCTTCGAGCAATAGAAATATCTCCCGCGATATTAATCCTAAACATGTTTTTTCCGCTTCAGGGAAATATTTAGTAAAGGTGGAAATGTTCTTCGCGAATGGAAGCGCCTATCTCCAGGAACGGGAGGTACATATATATCCTTCTCCCAATGTGGAATTTGGAGATAGTCTCAGGCTTTGCAAAGGCGGTACGCTGAAGCTTGATGCCACCGTTCCGGGCGCTGAATATTTATGGCAGGATCAATCCACTGATTCCATTTTTACTGTAAGATCACCAGGGCTGTATTATGTGAAGGTAACCAATGAATGTGGCACTGGAAGAGATACAGTTACTATAACTTCTCTGGATCCGGTAAAGGATTTCGTTTTGCGCGATACTGCTTTCTGTGCGGGAGATTCTCTCGTCATTCCGTTAGAACGGCAGGAGGCAAATTATCTATGGTACGATAACTCGCAGGACACCGCGAATATCATTACAGAATCAGGCAATTACTGGGTAGAAGTCAGCAACATCTGTAACTCAGTCAGAAAAGAATTTACAGTTTACACGGATGAACCCGTTGAATTTGCTTTTGCAACAGATTCTCATTTATGCCAGGGAATGCGAATTGAGTTGGTTGCCGGAAATGAAGATCGCTACCGGTATACATGGCAGGATGGCTCCACAAGCAGACGGATTACAGTATCCAAAACCGATACATATAGCGTAGTCGTTGCCAATAGCTGCGGAGTTTTCGAGGATTCTGTTGTTCTTGTATTTCACGAATGCCCCTGCACCATATTTATGCCCACAGCATTCAGTCCGGATGGAGATGATAACGTGAATGACGATTTTCATCCGGTCTATGATTGTGTCCTGATTACTTCCCGGTTCCAGATTTTCGACCGGTGGGGCCAGCAGGTTTTTTATTCTGAAAATATTGATGAGAAGTGGGATGGAAAGTATAACGGCAAAATGGCACCAGAAGGAGTCTATATCTGGACCTTGGTTTACAAGGCTTTCCAGGATGGTCGGGTGGTGAATAAAAGAACGCGCGGAATAGTGACGCTGGTGAGGTGA